AGTATTTATTTTGGCATAGCCGTTTTGCTGCTTgagtttgaggtttttgatATTATAAGATGTCCTCGAGACATTACTCAATTAGATAAAATTAGGAACTGCATTGTCTGGTGCTAGTTTATCCATGAAAATTAATGAACTTGTGTCAGAGACAATGCTGCATCGTCTGGTGCTACTAGTTTAGCATTTAATTGAGCAAATATTGTCTTGACACTTTCACTTATAGCTTTTCTGTTGGTTTAGTGTCTCTTGCATTAGCATAGAACATTATGACTCCTTGTTAAATGTCTCATTTCCCGCGTAACTTCTTcccttaaaatttggaaattttgcaCAGAACGGTTCAAGTTGAAAAGGTAGAGCCACGAGATAAGGTAGCAAGAAAGTCAATTGTTCGGAGGAAATGAGCCCACATGGGTGCACCCTATCTGATCCGAGttctgtagttttttttttattttttattttttatttttttttttttgaggcaAAGTTCTTGGGTATTCTTAGTATTTTTAAGATTCCAGGATATGAATTTGGATTTCTAAATAATACTAATCACTTCTCACACTTTCTTTACAAGGAAGGACATACAAGTTTGAAGTTTATAAAGatatttagggtccgtttgttttggcttcaaaccatttcaggaaatcattttcCGTAAAACCGTGTGTTTGGTTGCgcatggaaaataaaatttccgGAAATGCATTTCATTTGACCATAAAAATAAGGAGTTTGACCCGGTaatggtttgaagtgaaaattttcacttcaaaccatttccggGCTCACAGACacgcaaagagagagagacagagagaaagaagagagagtagagagagttAAGGAGATCGCGCCCCAACCCCAGACACGCTCGCGAGATCGCACCCCAGCATCGACGCCGCCTTCGCGATCGCACCGCCTTCACGATCGCAATCGCGCCGCCTTCACGATCGCGAtctcgcctctctctcttccttcttctcttccggaatttatgattttttttggggttttgtttcttttgtgtttctttgctgagaaatgatattatatatttgtttagaagctgagaaaatgtgagaaaatatgagcaacaagtagaaaatgtattttttataatattttcaagattatAACTAAACACCtgataatattttccaaagtattttttaaaatgctaccaaacacctaaaaatattttcctttcttaaaaatattttcacctgaaattattttacacccgaaaaatattttatacccAACTAAACACAGCCTTAGTGACAATTTAGATAATTATAGAAGCACTCTGCCTAAAAGATAAGGAATAAATATCGTATCCTACAAAATTTATGGTTCGTCAAAATCCAatttcacatttgcaagaattttTGCCAGACTGTGAATTGTGGACGTGAACTTTGGGACTGGCATCCTTATCCAACACCTCACATCCGGAAATCGAATACACCCCCCAAAAAAGAAggcccattttcttttttagatttggCCTTTATCCGAACTCACTAGTGGACACTGGTAGACTGCCATGCGTGGTGACTCTAGTGAGTGGCGAGTAGTGACATGAAATAAGAAATTTCTTCACAAGTTGGTGCTCTAGTACGTCAGAAAGTAATAAGgaacaacaaaatatataactGGCTATGAGACTGACACGTCATTCAAAAAGGGTATGATTGATCCAATGACCACGAATAAAGGTTTGATTGATCCATGTGTAATGATGTTCAGATGCTTCAATAGTGCCATGTGTAAAGTCATATCCATTTCTCCATACTTTGACACCTAAAAAGGAAACATTCAGCTTGGATGGAAATGGAATGGGGTTGGGATTGGGATTGGTATTGAACAACTCCTTGTGGTGCACATTTAGTCACATTCCCCGTATATATATTTGTCTCAACTACTCTTATCCTCCAGCATCTTAATCTACAATTGATAGAAAGGAGTAGAACCATGGAAGCTTGTTTTCTCACCTCCAGTTCCTTCACCAAAACTACAGAACTTGTTCCCTCGATCAAAGCTAGAATTCTCAATCACCCCAAGAGATTTTCTAGGCAATTTAAGTGCAGACAAGTTGGCAGTCTATTTTCAGTATCATGTAAGTGGTTTAATTTCTTTATCACTAACTATCACGTACAACTGTACAAGAATTGATTTTTGATCTCTATATGCATGTAATGTTGATGTAAGTTAAATTTAATAGGTTGTTATATGGAATCATCATCCTGGCCCTGGGAAGATGATAACAAGCCTTATATTAATGCTGACTGGCGAGGCTTTAGAGCAAAACTTGTAGCTGGAGAAGGAGCAACAAGGTCCCAAGCCCAAGAGCCTCCCTCTCATGTTGTTGATCCAGATATTGTGGTGGATTATCCTCTACCTCTACCCATCACAATTGGTGATAAATGGGCTCACATCATTCATGAGCCAGAGAAGGGCTGCTTACTCATAGCTACTGAAAAGCTTGATGGTGTTCATATTTTTGAAAGAACAGTTATCCTAGTCTTGTCAATGGGGGCCTTGGGCCCATCTGGGATCATTCTTAATCGACCATCACTTATGTCCATCAAGGAAACGAGATCAACGGTGCTAGATGTAACAGGGACATTCTCTGGTAGGCCATTGTTCTTTGGTGGGCCCCTAGAAGAAGATGGTTTATTTTTGGTGAGTACCAGTGGCAGTGATGATGGGGTGAGGAGGAGTGGGGTTTTTGAGGAAGTCATGAAGGGTTTGTATTATGGGAGTAGGGAGAGTGTGGGGTGTGCAGCTGAAATGGTGAAGAGGAATGTGGTTGGGGTTGAAGACTTCAGGTTCTTTGATGGGTATTGTGGGTGGGAGAAAGCGCAACTAAAGGATGAAATAAGAGCTGGTTATTGGACAGTTGCGGCTTGTAGTCCAGGTGTAATAGGGTTGGCTAGTAGTGTACCTAGTGTTGGGTTGTGGGAGGAGGTTCTGGGGCTTATGGGCCCTAGAAAAGT
This genomic stretch from Castanea sativa cultivar Marrone di Chiusa Pesio chromosome 1, ASM4071231v1 harbors:
- the LOC142622672 gene encoding uncharacterized protein LOC142622672; the encoded protein is MEACFLTSSSFTKTTELVPSIKARILNHPKRFSRQFKCRQVGSLFSVSCCYMESSSWPWEDDNKPYINADWRGFRAKLVAGEGATRSQAQEPPSHVVDPDIVVDYPLPLPITIGDKWAHIIHEPEKGCLLIATEKLDGVHIFERTVILVLSMGALGPSGIILNRPSLMSIKETRSTVLDVTGTFSGRPLFFGGPLEEDGLFLVSTSGSDDGVRRSGVFEEVMKGLYYGSRESVGCAAEMVKRNVVGVEDFRFFDGYCGWEKAQLKDEIRAGYWTVAACSPGVIGLASSVPSVGLWEEVLGLMGPRKVW